The Leucothrix mucor DSM 2157 DNA window AGCCTAGGCTCAATAGTTTGTTAGATGGATAGGTTGATAAGCACTACAACGACCAAATAAGTCGAAACCTACTTATCCTCCCCCTCAATCAAGCCAATCTTCTTAGCCCGTTGCTTCCACTTCCGACGCGCTAATTCACGCATATCATCGGTATGGTCCATCTCATCAATAATCTCTTTACCCAGCATTGTTTCAATCACATCCTCCATTGAAACAACCCCCGCCATGCCGCCAAACTCATCCACCACAATGGCGATCTGTTCACGCTTTTCCAGAAAGTCATTAAACAAGTCCGGTATCGGGTAATCCTCTGGCACCATCGAGATAGGGCGCTGAATCACAGAAACTGCCTGATCGCCTTCATTCGCCAGCAGCTTTTCCAGTACTTCATTTTTCAAAATAAAGCCTTGGATATGGTCAGGATGGGCATGCTCATAAACCGGGATTCTAGAGAAACGTAATTTAGGATGCGCTTGATAAAAGCCCGCAATCGTCTGCTTCTCATCTACCTTAATTGCCACAGTGCGTGGCGTCATCACATCACTAACCAGCACAGTATTAAACTGCAGCAGGTTATTAATCAGATGTGATTCAGTTTGTGCAAACACGCCTTCTTTAGTACCAAGCTCTGTCATAGCCAAAAAGTCAGAACGGGTAAATACCGCGTCAACCTTGTCCTTCTTCAGCATTTTAGTCAGTAACTGGCTAAACCAAACCAGTGGGTACAAGGCTTTAATCAGCAGCCCTAGCGAGGTCACTGTAAAGTTAGATAGCTCTTTCCAGTAGTTAGCGCCCAGTGTTTTTGGGATCAGTTCTGAGAACACTAAGATCGCCATGGTCATACCCGCTGGTACAACAAAGCCAGTAATAATCGGATTAGAGTCGGCCCAAATTTGCGCGGCCTGACTACCGACACCCAGCGCACCCACGGTATGAGCGATGGTGTTTAGCGTCAGAATAGCGGCTAATGGCTGGTCGATATTCTCTTTAAACAGCTGCAGCTGTTGACCGACTTTGGTGCCTTCTTTTAATTTGATTTGCGCGTAAGAGGGCGTGATACTGAGCAGTACCGCTTCCCATAAGGAGCACAAGAATGAAAATAGCAGTGCGATAAAAAAGAAAATAATCAGTAGTGAGAGCATAAGTCCAAGTGTCAGTTATTTTGAATGCGTACATTCTACCGCAAACTGTTTCTGTGACAGAAAAAACTGTGACTTTAAGCCGAAATAGTATGCATTCGAGGTTAATACGTCATATGAGCTTATAATTAATTTCAATTGCGATAAATATAGTACATTTTATATGCTAATCTCTGCTTTTAGATGTGATTAAAATAACAGCAAATTCACATTGGGTGATGAGCGTATACAAATTTATGAAAAAATGTCTTTTGATCATTTTGGTGTTTCAGGTATTACTGCTACCGCGTCATTTTGCGTTCGCTCAGCCTACAGAATCCTCGCTAGAACACGTATCTCTCCAGCTTTCCTGGAAGCATCAGTTTCAATTCGCAGGCTATTACGCCGCCGTTGCTAAGGGCTTTTATCGCGAAGTCGGTTTAGATGTGCGCTTGCTGGAAGGTGGGCAAGGCAGTCGCTGCGATGAGCAAGTACTAAGTCAGGTCGAGTATTGCAATGCCTCTGGCTCAGTGGTGAAACTACGGCTTAGTGGCCAGCCAATTGTGATGCTGGCCAGTATTATCCAGCACTCTCCAATTGTATTGATCACCCAAAAGCACAGTGATCTGAAAACCCCGCACGACTTAATTGGTAAGCGTGTCGAAGTGTTGTTGTCCGGCCAGCCAGTACCTGAAATCTATGGCATGTTGAAGAATGAAGGCATCGCGATTTCACAGCTGATGCTGTATGAGAATTCGGTTGGGATACAGGCATTACTCAACAATGAAGTGGATGCCCTGTATGGCTTTTCTACGAATGAGTTATATCAGCTACAGCAGTCTGGCTTAGAGTTTAACGTGATTTCACCACAGAGCTATGGCGTCGATTTTTATGGCGATGTGCTGCTAACCAGTGAATCAGAGGTACGCCGAAATCCCGAGCAGGTAAAACAGTTTAGAGCCGCATCGCTCAAGGGCTGGCGCTATGCGATGGCCCATCAGGAGGAAATCGTTGATCTCATTTTACGCGATTACCCGGCCTCAAAAACGCGTGAAGCTTTGCTGGCTGAAGCGCAAGCGATTGAAAAGCTGATGCTGCCAAACTTGATTCAAATCGGCCATACCAACCCCAGTCGCTGGAAACACACAGCGGATACCTTAGTGAGCTTAGGGCTGGCAAAGCCGAACTACTCGCTGGATGGGTTTATCTACGAGATAGATGAGGGCAAAGGCTATCTGTGGCTGCTGCGTTTATTGGGTGCTAGTTTATTACTAGCGTCGGTGGCAGCGGGATTATTATGGCTGTTTAATCGCAGGCTGACTGCAGAAGTTGAAACCCGCATGGCGGCATTAGAGCGCCTCAGGAAAGTGAAAGATGCCGCACTTGAGAAAGCTTATACTGATGAGTTGAGCGGGATGGGAAATCGTCGTGCATTTTTCGAGCGGGGTAAGGACTTATTGGGTTTAGCCAATAGCGACCTCACGCCAGTCTCAGCCATCGTGCTTGATATCGACCACTTCAAGCGAATCAATGATGACTATGGGCATGCCATGGGCGATGAAGCCATTCGCGTGATTGCGCGTGTGATTTTAAATATGATTCGGGCGACGGATATTCAGGGACGCATCGGTGGTGAGGAGTTTGCCGTAATGCTGCCACAAACCGAGCTGAAAGGGGCGATGGAGTTAGCAGAGCGTATGCGGCTGGCGATTGAGCAGGTAGAGATTGAGCGATTAGGGATTAAAGTGTCAGTGACCGCCAGTATTGGTGTTAGCACTGCTTTGGACTATAAAGATGATATTAATAGTCTCGTCCAGCGCGCAGATAATGCGTTGTACTGTGCAAAGCGCGCTGGACGAAACCAAGTGGTCAGTGCTTAAGCCATCACGGTAGCGCCCGCATATTATCGGGCAGGTAAGTGGCCAGTGATGGGAACCAAATCATCACAAACACCATGAGCACCATAATCAAAAACATGGGGATGGCGGCCTTGGCGATAAACGTCATTTCATGATCGGTAATGCCTTGCATCACGAACAGGTTAAAGCCGATGGGCGGTGTGATCTGCGCCATTTCAACCACGACAACAATGAAAATACCAAACCAAATCAGATCGATACCCGCTTCACGCACCATTGGCTCAACCACTGCCATGGTTAGTACGACCGATGAAATCCCATCCAAGAAGCAGCCGAGAATGATGTAAAACACCAACAGCGCCATCAGTAGTTCAAAGCGTGAAAGATTCCAGCTACCAATCATGTCAGCCAAGGCACGAGGTAGGCCGGTAAAGCCCATCGCCATCGACAAGAAAGCCGCTCCGGCCAGTATCAGCGCGATCATGGCTGAGGTACTGGTCGCACCCATCAGACTTTCCGAGAACGATTTCCAAGTCAGCGAGCCTTGGAATAAGGCCAGTAACAAGGAACCAATCACACCAAATGCCGCCGCTTCAGTCGCCGTTGCCAGCCCGCTGTACATTGAGCCGATAACGACCGTAATTAACAGCAACACCGGAATCAAAAAGCGGGAGATTTTCAGCTTTTCGATAAAGCTCAGTGGTGGTTCTGGGGTCGGGTTGAAGTCCTTGCCAAAGCGCGAATACAGCGCAACATAGGCCATAAACATACCCGCCAGTACGATACCGGGAAGGATGCCCGCCATAAACAACTTGGAGATGGATTCATTAATCGTCACGCCGTACACAATCAGCGTGAGCGAGGGAGGAATCATCAAGCCAAGTGTTGCTGCGCCGGTTAGCGTGCCCACAATCAAGTGCTCGGGATAATTACGCTTTCGCAGCTCTGGAATTGCCATTCTGCCGACGGTGGTAAGGGTTGCTGCCGAAGAGCCGGAGACTGCTGCAAACACCGTACAGCCCACGATATTGGTATGCACCAAGCCACCAGGTAAGCGCGCCAGCCATGGGGATAAGCCCTTAAACATATCCTCAGATAAGCGCGATCGAAATAGAATTTCACCCATCCAGATAAATAAAGGCAGGGCCGTTAGCGTCCATGACGATGAGGATGACCAGATGGTCGTTATCATCGCATCGCCGGCAGGGCGGGAGGTAAACATCTCCATACCCACAAAGGCTACGCCCATGAGCGCTAAGCCGACCCAAACGCCGGTTCCCAGCAATAACAGCAAGATAAATAAAAACAAAACAATGAGTTGGATTTCTTCCATGCTTAAGCGTCCTCTTTATTTTGTTTGATGATTTCACTGGTAATGCGATGATCGCCAGCAAAAATCACGTGTAGGAAGTGGTCGGTGAGGGCAATGGCAAAAATGGTTACACCAATCACCATCGACATCTGTGGAATCCATAATGGCGTGGCGTCTTGCCCTTGGCTCACGTCATTAAATTTCCACGACCAATACGTTGTTTTGATGGCGTAGTAACAAAAATACCAAGCCAGTGCAGAGCCTACGCCGAAGCACCAGATATTAAGGTAGCGACGGACTCTCGTACCCACGCTATTCAATAAAATACTGACCCGAATGTGCGAGCCACGATTCAAAGCATAGGAGAAAGCAAAAAACGAAGCCGCTGCCATGCAATAACCGGCGTAATCCGGCGCACCGGAGAACACTTCGCCAGTCCAGCGAGCGAACATTTGAATAACAATTAAGACTAAAATGGCGACTAAAAACATAGAGGCGATGACGCCACTCAACCAATACAAGCGATCCAGTGCAGTGCGCACGGTGCTGAAACTAGACATAGATATTCCCGTAAACAGGGAAGGCGCCGCAACTCCCTGTTAGGAATTAGCGACGCCTTCATTGGTCAGATGAAACTTTCCGGTCAGGGATTACTTCGCAGTGTTAAAGGCGTCCACAATGGCTTGCCCTTCGGCGCCTGTTTCTTTTAGCCAATCTGCAGTCATTGTTCCACCGATCGTTTGTAGCTCGCCAACCAGCTTTTCACCGGCAGGGGCAACCGTCATGCCTCCAGCAGCCAGGCCTTTTACGGTGAAGTCTGTGTACTGAACTGCCCGCCAGTTACCGGCGTACTCTGCCAACTCGGCGCAGGCTTTAACGACGTTTTTGTTCGCATCGCTAGTGTCTTTCCAAGTGTCTTTGTTAACGAACACATAGTTGCGTGGCAACCAGGCATTAACCTCGTAGAAGTGCGTCAGGCTCTCCCACACTTTGCGGTCATAACCGGTAGAACCTGATGACACCATCGACTCAGCAACGCCAGTAGCAAAGGCTTGAGAAATTTCAGCCGCTTCAATCGTCACAGGCAACATGCCAGTCAACTCAGCCAAGCGCGCTGTGGTGTTGTTGTATGAACGGAATTTGGTGCCTTTCATGTCTTCAACAGAATTCACTTCTTTCTTGAAGTACAAACCTTGTGGAGGCCATGGCACAGAGTAAAGCAGTACCAGATTTTGCTCATCTAGCAGTTTACTGATCGGCGCTTTAGCGGCTTCCCATAGCTTGGCAGAGGCTTCAAAAGAGGTTGCCAAAAAGGGTACAGAGTCAAAACCAAACAGTGCATTCTCATTCTGATGGCTAGACAGTAGGCGCTCACCGATTGGCGCTTGGCCAGTCTGAACAGCACGCTTGATATCGCCACCTTTAAACAGTGATCCAGAGGGATGAGTAGTGATGGCAATATCACCGCCAGTACCGGTCGTTACGCAGCGAGCGAACTCTTCACCAGTGGCTGAGTGGTAGTTGCTACCAGAGTAAGCCATGGGCATATCCCACTTTTCGGCGGCTTGTAAAGTGCCGGCACTGAAACATAATGCAGCGATCGTGGAAGCGAGTGCGATTTTTTTCATAGTATCTCTCCAGAGTTGAGGTGAAGCAGAACGGGGATTGAACATACCTAAATGACTATACCTTAATAAAGATTCATTTATCCAGAGTTTAGAAATCGATTGCGACGTTGCCCTGTACATAGGGAACCCATACAGCGCAGGCTTTTTTAGTTAGAATGCAGATTCAAGCCATTACCAGCAGTCCGCCCATGCCCAAAACCAATACACCACGCCAGCCAGACAGCCCAGTGCGCGCCCGAAATCATGGCTATATCACTCAGCCAGCGGACAGCGCAGTGCAAGATACTCAGGTCTGGCGCGTGGGTTTTGTGCTGCTGGAGCATTTCTCGATGATGGCGTTTACTGGTGCGGTCGATGCGCTGGTAACGG harbors:
- a CDS encoding CNNM domain-containing protein produces the protein MLSLLIIFFFIALLFSFLCSLWEAVLLSITPSYAQIKLKEGTKVGQQLQLFKENIDQPLAAILTLNTIAHTVGALGVGSQAAQIWADSNPIITGFVVPAGMTMAILVFSELIPKTLGANYWKELSNFTVTSLGLLIKALYPLVWFSQLLTKMLKKDKVDAVFTRSDFLAMTELGTKEGVFAQTESHLINNLLQFNTVLVSDVMTPRTVAIKVDEKQTIAGFYQAHPKLRFSRIPVYEHAHPDHIQGFILKNEVLEKLLANEGDQAVSVIQRPISMVPEDYPIPDLFNDFLEKREQIAIVVDEFGGMAGVVSMEDVIETMLGKEIIDEMDHTDDMRELARRKWKQRAKKIGLIEGEDK
- a CDS encoding GGDEF domain-containing protein — encoded protein: MKKCLLIILVFQVLLLPRHFAFAQPTESSLEHVSLQLSWKHQFQFAGYYAAVAKGFYREVGLDVRLLEGGQGSRCDEQVLSQVEYCNASGSVVKLRLSGQPIVMLASIIQHSPIVLITQKHSDLKTPHDLIGKRVEVLLSGQPVPEIYGMLKNEGIAISQLMLYENSVGIQALLNNEVDALYGFSTNELYQLQQSGLEFNVISPQSYGVDFYGDVLLTSESEVRRNPEQVKQFRAASLKGWRYAMAHQEEIVDLILRDYPASKTREALLAEAQAIEKLMLPNLIQIGHTNPSRWKHTADTLVSLGLAKPNYSLDGFIYEIDEGKGYLWLLRLLGASLLLASVAAGLLWLFNRRLTAEVETRMAALERLRKVKDAALEKAYTDELSGMGNRRAFFERGKDLLGLANSDLTPVSAIVLDIDHFKRINDDYGHAMGDEAIRVIARVILNMIRATDIQGRIGGEEFAVMLPQTELKGAMELAERMRLAIEQVEIERLGIKVSVTASIGVSTALDYKDDINSLVQRADNALYCAKRAGRNQVVSA
- a CDS encoding TRAP transporter large permease, yielding MEEIQLIVLFLFILLLLLGTGVWVGLALMGVAFVGMEMFTSRPAGDAMITTIWSSSSSWTLTALPLFIWMGEILFRSRLSEDMFKGLSPWLARLPGGLVHTNIVGCTVFAAVSGSSAATLTTVGRMAIPELRKRNYPEHLIVGTLTGAATLGLMIPPSLTLIVYGVTINESISKLFMAGILPGIVLAGMFMAYVALYSRFGKDFNPTPEPPLSFIEKLKISRFLIPVLLLITVVIGSMYSGLATATEAAAFGVIGSLLLALFQGSLTWKSFSESLMGATSTSAMIALILAGAAFLSMAMGFTGLPRALADMIGSWNLSRFELLMALLVFYIILGCFLDGISSVVLTMAVVEPMVREAGIDLIWFGIFIVVVVEMAQITPPIGFNLFVMQGITDHEMTFIAKAAIPMFLIMVLMVFVMIWFPSLATYLPDNMRALP
- a CDS encoding TRAP transporter small permease, which translates into the protein MSSFSTVRTALDRLYWLSGVIASMFLVAILVLIVIQMFARWTGEVFSGAPDYAGYCMAAASFFAFSYALNRGSHIRVSILLNSVGTRVRRYLNIWCFGVGSALAWYFCYYAIKTTYWSWKFNDVSQGQDATPLWIPQMSMVIGVTIFAIALTDHFLHVIFAGDHRITSEIIKQNKEDA
- a CDS encoding TRAP transporter substrate-binding protein, giving the protein MKKIALASTIAALCFSAGTLQAAEKWDMPMAYSGSNYHSATGEEFARCVTTGTGGDIAITTHPSGSLFKGGDIKRAVQTGQAPIGERLLSSHQNENALFGFDSVPFLATSFEASAKLWEAAKAPISKLLDEQNLVLLYSVPWPPQGLYFKKEVNSVEDMKGTKFRSYNNTTARLAELTGMLPVTIEAAEISQAFATGVAESMVSSGSTGYDRKVWESLTHFYEVNAWLPRNYVFVNKDTWKDTSDANKNVVKACAELAEYAGNWRAVQYTDFTVKGLAAGGMTVAPAGEKLVGELQTIGGTMTADWLKETGAEGQAIVDAFNTAK